One genomic segment of Desulfocapsa sulfexigens DSM 10523 includes these proteins:
- a CDS encoding cytochrome c3 family protein, giving the protein MKRLVIGVLALIGSTGICSTAFGVITGSDHDFSGSNWSSGQICLPCHAPHNGTVIADAPLWNHDVSEASYTLYSSATLDADDLSQPAGVSKLCLSCHDGTVAIDAFTGHDGTIFIGTIGTGSGDLGSALNNDHPVSFTYDSALATADGGLWDPSSKSSGITEGGTIDSDMLFAGRMECASCHDVHNKYENTSLLLIDNDGSNLCLTCHNK; this is encoded by the coding sequence ATGAAAAGACTAGTAATTGGCGTTCTGGCTTTAATTGGCAGCACCGGGATATGCTCAACAGCATTTGGAGTAATAACAGGATCGGATCATGACTTCAGTGGGTCAAACTGGAGTAGTGGACAAATTTGTCTGCCCTGTCACGCACCTCATAACGGAACAGTTATCGCTGATGCTCCCCTATGGAATCATGATGTCTCAGAGGCCAGCTATACCCTGTACTCCAGTGCCACCCTCGATGCCGATGATCTTTCACAGCCCGCCGGCGTCTCAAAGCTCTGCCTTTCCTGCCATGACGGAACCGTTGCTATCGATGCCTTTACTGGCCATGACGGTACTATTTTTATAGGAACAATCGGAACAGGCAGTGGAGATCTTGGCTCAGCCCTGAATAATGACCATCCCGTATCTTTCACTTATGACAGTGCCCTTGCTACCGCAGACGGTGGTCTTTGGGATCCAAGCTCAAAAAGTTCAGGAATAACAGAGGGTGGTACAATTGATAGCGACATGCTTTTTGCCGGACGGATGGAATGTGCATCCTGTCATGATGTTCATAATAAATATGAGAACACGAGTCTTCTCTTAATAGATAACGATGGCTCTAACCTCTGCCTCACCTGCCACAACAAGTAA